A portion of the Bacillus sp. 2205SS5-2 genome contains these proteins:
- the dat gene encoding D-amino-acid transaminase, with amino-acid sequence MEKILFNGEILDRSSCRVDLEDRGYQFGDGIYEVIRVYDGSFFTLEEHMERLYESARKLNLTPTIHEDTLISLLEQLIVKNSIKDGILYLQWTRGVAKRQHHFPTSDGEGTLIAYTNQLERPLSQLKSGVKAKLEEDIRWLRCDIKSLNLLGNLLAKEAAVKAGCFEAILHRGKIVTEGSSSNVYIVKSGKIYTHPTSNLILEGITRKVLKKLCRANNIDFIEEEFTIEELLSAEEVMITSTTSEIMPIIQIDDKVIGDGKPGTVVTLLQECFYNGINKKTS; translated from the coding sequence ATGGAGAAAATTTTATTCAATGGGGAAATTCTTGATCGATCTTCGTGCAGAGTTGATTTAGAAGATCGAGGGTATCAATTTGGAGACGGCATTTATGAAGTGATTCGTGTATATGACGGTTCTTTTTTTACCCTTGAGGAACATATGGAGCGACTATATGAGAGTGCTCGTAAATTAAATTTAACACCAACCATCCATGAAGATACTTTAATCTCATTGCTAGAGCAACTAATTGTCAAAAATAGCATTAAAGATGGAATTTTGTATTTACAATGGACAAGAGGTGTAGCAAAGAGACAACATCACTTTCCAACGTCAGACGGAGAAGGTACTCTAATAGCTTACACAAATCAGTTGGAAAGACCTTTGTCTCAGCTGAAAAGTGGTGTGAAAGCTAAGCTTGAAGAAGACATACGATGGCTTAGATGTGATATTAAGAGTCTCAATTTACTTGGAAATCTATTGGCAAAAGAAGCTGCTGTTAAAGCAGGTTGTTTTGAAGCTATTTTACACCGAGGAAAGATAGTGACAGAAGGGTCTTCTTCAAATGTGTATATTGTGAAAAGTGGGAAAATATATACCCATCCCACCTCCAATTTGATATTAGAGGGGATAACAAGAAAAGTACTGAAAAAACTATGTAGGGCAAATAATATTGATTTTATAGAGGAAGAATTCACCATTGAAGAATTGTTATCAGCGGAAGAAGTTATGATTACGAGTACAACTTCAGAAATCATGCCGATTATCCAAATAGACGACAAAGTTATTGGAGATGGAAAGCCAGGAACAGTAGTGACCTTATTACAGGAATGCTTCTACAACGGTATTAATAAAAAAACCTCCTAG
- the pepV gene encoding dipeptidase PepV: protein MTTINWMEEVEKRKEDLLADVKSLLQIKSVLDEENATDLAPLGEGVKEALDFMLQLGEKDGFYSKNVQNVAGHLEFGQGDELLGVLCHVDVVPEGDGWSVDPYSGDIKEGKIFARGAIDDKGPTMAAYYAMKIVKDLELPLSKRVRMIIGTDEESDWRCVDTYFQHEEMPSMGFAPDADFPIIYAEKGIADFDVVNQTVSNQLDECPTYELVTFQSGRRYNMVPDFAKAVINIGVDPTVICQSFDDYVKKQKLEGSYYIESGQLFITLKGISAHGSVPNNGKNAGIALAAFLQTFDFDLNGQKYLLAISKWFFQDVNGEKLGVYFEDNITGPLTINVGILQYDKNEGGKMGLNMRYPVTFDLEQSIQKLEAVFISDGYKIINFTDSKPHHVDEKEELIVTLKKVYEEQTGEKAELISIGGGTYARSLAAGVAFGPLFPGREDIAHQKDEYMYIEDLLKATAIYAQAIYELASSN from the coding sequence ATGACTACGATCAATTGGATGGAAGAAGTGGAAAAAAGAAAAGAAGATTTACTAGCAGATGTCAAATCACTATTGCAAATAAAAAGTGTGCTAGATGAAGAAAATGCAACCGACCTAGCACCTCTTGGAGAAGGAGTAAAAGAGGCACTCGATTTTATGTTGCAACTAGGTGAAAAAGATGGATTTTACAGTAAAAATGTTCAAAACGTAGCTGGACACTTAGAGTTCGGTCAGGGAGACGAATTATTGGGTGTATTATGTCATGTGGACGTCGTACCAGAAGGGGATGGCTGGAGTGTAGATCCTTATAGCGGCGACATAAAAGAAGGAAAGATATTTGCTAGAGGTGCGATAGATGATAAAGGTCCAACGATGGCGGCTTACTATGCAATGAAAATTGTAAAAGATCTGGAGTTACCGCTATCAAAGAGAGTCAGAATGATTATTGGCACGGACGAAGAAAGTGATTGGCGCTGTGTAGATACCTACTTCCAACATGAAGAAATGCCTTCAATGGGCTTCGCACCAGATGCGGATTTTCCAATCATCTATGCAGAAAAAGGGATTGCTGATTTTGATGTGGTCAACCAAACAGTTTCCAACCAACTAGATGAGTGTCCAACATATGAACTGGTTACCTTTCAATCGGGAAGACGTTACAATATGGTTCCAGACTTTGCTAAAGCAGTGATTAATATTGGCGTTGATCCAACCGTTATTTGTCAGTCGTTTGATGACTATGTAAAAAAACAAAAACTTGAAGGAAGCTATTATATAGAAAGTGGACAGCTGTTTATTACACTTAAGGGGATATCTGCCCATGGAAGTGTCCCGAATAATGGGAAAAATGCAGGAATCGCATTAGCAGCCTTTTTACAGACATTTGATTTTGACTTAAATGGACAGAAGTATCTTCTAGCCATTTCCAAGTGGTTCTTCCAAGATGTGAATGGAGAAAAGCTAGGAGTTTATTTTGAAGACAATATCACAGGACCGCTAACCATAAATGTAGGAATCCTTCAATATGATAAGAATGAGGGAGGAAAAATGGGACTTAATATGCGTTATCCTGTAACATTTGATCTTGAACAAAGTATCCAGAAGCTTGAAGCTGTTTTTATTTCAGATGGATATAAGATAATAAACTTTACGGACTCTAAACCGCATCATGTAGATGAAAAAGAAGAGTTAATTGTAACATTGAAGAAAGTATACGAAGAGCAAACCGGAGAAAAAGCAGAGTTAATTTCCATTGGGGGAGGAACATATGCCCGTTCATTAGCAGCTGGTGTTGCTTTTGGACCACTTTTTCCTGGAAGAGAAGATATTGCGCACCAAAAAGACGAATATATGTATATTGAAGACCTGTTAAAAGCCACAGCCATATATGCACAAGCCATTTATGAATTAGCTTCGTCAAACTAA
- the cysK gene encoding cysteine synthase A — MKVVHNIADLIGDTPLVKLNSLSPSDGATIYLKLEFYNPSKSVKDRAAFQMILEAEQAGLIKKGATIIEPTSGNTGIGLAMNAAARGYKSILVMPDSSTQERINLLKAYGAEVVLTPSAEKMPGAIKKAEELVKTTPNSFMPMQFKNQANPNAHRKTTALEIIDGMKQIGKPLAAFVATAGTGGTITGTGEVLREHYPNIQIHVVEPAGSPVLSGGKPGKHKLVGTSPGFIPPILNQSIYDKIHKIKDEEAYDITRRLAKEEGILVGPSSGAACYTAIEIAKTLTPEDVVIGIACDTGERYLSSDVFTK; from the coding sequence ATGAAAGTTGTTCACAACATTGCCGACCTTATTGGTGATACGCCTTTAGTTAAATTAAATTCCTTAAGTCCTTCAGATGGTGCAACAATTTATTTAAAGCTTGAGTTTTATAATCCAAGTAAAAGTGTAAAGGATCGTGCTGCCTTCCAAATGATTCTTGAAGCTGAACAAGCAGGTCTGATAAAAAAAGGAGCTACGATAATTGAACCTACTAGCGGCAACACTGGTATCGGTCTAGCAATGAATGCAGCCGCACGAGGCTATAAATCGATTCTCGTCATGCCTGATTCTTCTACCCAAGAACGGATCAATCTACTCAAAGCCTACGGAGCGGAAGTAGTGCTAACACCTAGCGCTGAAAAAATGCCTGGTGCCATCAAAAAGGCGGAAGAACTGGTAAAAACGACCCCAAATAGTTTTATGCCGATGCAATTTAAAAATCAAGCCAACCCAAATGCTCACCGCAAAACAACGGCTCTTGAGATTATTGATGGGATGAAACAGATTGGAAAACCACTCGCTGCTTTTGTCGCGACAGCTGGAACTGGTGGAACCATCACTGGAACAGGAGAAGTGTTAAGAGAGCACTATCCGAATATACAAATTCATGTGGTAGAACCTGCTGGGTCACCCGTTCTCTCAGGAGGAAAACCCGGGAAGCATAAGCTAGTGGGCACGAGTCCTGGCTTTATCCCGCCCATTCTAAATCAATCCATATATGATAAAATCCATAAAATAAAAGATGAAGAAGCATATGATATCACACGCAGATTAGCAAAAGAAGAAGGGATTTTAGTTGGCCCTTCCTCAGGAGCTGCTTGTTATACAGCCATTGAAATCGCCAAAACCCTCACCCCTGAGGATGTGGTAATTGGGATAGCTTGTGATACTGGCGAACGCTATCTTTCAAGTGACGTGTTTACGAAGTAA
- a CDS encoding putative polysaccharide biosynthesis protein produces MSSKLFRGTLILSLGTYISKFLGLFYVIPFYALIGGEDNAALYTYGYTPYTIFLTVATAGVPLAVSKFISKYNTLGEYEVGRKLFRSGLLVMTLTGILSFIVMYVSAPFLAEITIPNDEQKVAVADVTTVIRAVSFALIIIPFMSLIRGFFQGHQSMGPSAVSQVVEQIVRIAFLLAGVYVVLNLMDGNLTTAIAVATFAATVGGIASLAILGWYWFKRKPGLDTMLEENPGSIDVSYKEMYKEILIYSVPFVFVGLANPLFQIIDQFTFNKAMGAIGLAAGADRAFGVLNFSSHKLVIIPVSLATAFSMTLIPLVTESFIKNDRRELKQQLDQTFQVLLYLTIPAAVGISILAEPAYTIFYAHSELGTEVLRAYAPVAILFALFAVTAAILQGINEQKYTILSLLVGLLVKLVLNIPLIKAFETQGAIIATTLGYLIAIIINLVVIRHYAEYKFTMIFRRVLLMGAFNGVMAFVVWIIYLLLQLFLSPANTFSATIIVSICGSVGVVVYFYLGFRSHLIDKLFGARATKLRRKLRLGS; encoded by the coding sequence ATGTCATCCAAATTATTTAGAGGTACCCTTATTTTATCGTTAGGAACGTATATTTCCAAATTTCTAGGGTTGTTTTATGTGATTCCGTTTTACGCCCTCATAGGTGGAGAGGATAACGCCGCTTTATATACATATGGCTACACACCATATACGATATTTTTAACAGTTGCTACAGCTGGTGTTCCTTTAGCTGTATCAAAGTTTATTTCGAAGTATAATACGCTAGGTGAATATGAAGTGGGAAGGAAGCTGTTTCGTTCAGGACTGCTTGTGATGACCTTAACGGGAATATTGTCATTTATAGTGATGTATGTATCGGCTCCTTTTTTGGCGGAAATCACGATTCCAAATGATGAACAAAAAGTAGCCGTTGCTGATGTGACGACCGTTATCCGGGCTGTCAGCTTCGCGTTAATCATTATTCCTTTTATGAGTTTAATTCGTGGTTTTTTTCAAGGTCATCAATCGATGGGACCTTCTGCCGTTTCTCAAGTGGTGGAGCAAATTGTTCGAATCGCCTTTTTATTGGCAGGAGTTTATGTGGTTCTTAACTTGATGGATGGGAATTTAACCACTGCGATTGCGGTGGCGACGTTTGCGGCAACGGTTGGAGGTATCGCTTCATTGGCAATTCTGGGTTGGTATTGGTTCAAACGAAAACCCGGACTCGATACGATGTTGGAAGAGAATCCAGGAAGCATCGATGTTTCGTATAAAGAAATGTACAAAGAAATTCTGATTTATTCCGTTCCATTTGTTTTTGTCGGACTAGCCAATCCATTATTCCAAATTATTGATCAATTTACCTTTAATAAAGCAATGGGAGCAATTGGACTTGCGGCAGGTGCGGACAGAGCATTTGGAGTTTTAAACTTTAGTTCTCATAAGTTGGTGATCATTCCTGTTTCACTGGCTACGGCGTTTTCCATGACCTTGATTCCTTTAGTGACAGAGTCATTCATCAAAAACGATCGTCGTGAATTGAAACAACAACTTGATCAAACGTTTCAAGTGTTGTTGTATTTAACCATCCCAGCTGCGGTCGGAATATCGATACTTGCAGAGCCAGCCTACACGATTTTTTATGCGCATAGTGAGTTAGGCACAGAAGTTTTAAGGGCATATGCTCCAGTGGCCATTCTTTTTGCGTTGTTTGCTGTAACAGCGGCCATTCTTCAAGGAATCAATGAGCAAAAATATACGATTTTAAGTTTGTTAGTCGGGTTGCTAGTTAAGTTGGTACTAAATATCCCTCTGATTAAAGCATTTGAAACGCAAGGGGCGATTATTGCGACCACTTTAGGATATTTGATTGCCATTATCATTAACCTAGTGGTCATCCGTCATTACGCTGAATATAAATTTACGATGATTTTTAGAAGAGTGCTGTTAATGGGTGCTTTTAATGGCGTGATGGCCTTTGTTGTCTGGATAATCTATCTTCTACTGCAACTGTTCTTAAGTCCAGCGAATACCTTCTCGGCGACAATAATCGTCTCCATTTGTGGGAGTGTTGGCGTGGTCGTTTATTTTTATCTAGGATTTAGAAGTCATTTAATTGATAAGTTATTTGGTGCTCGTGCGACAAAGCTAAGAAGAAAATTACGCTTAGGATCATAG
- a CDS encoding DeoR family transcriptional regulator, whose translation MKPSTNRMLTRIKSVYVFIKDNEIVTTQDIVEEFGITPRTVQRDLNVLAYNDLVESPSRGRWTTTQKKVKIS comes from the coding sequence TTGAAACCTTCTACTAACCGAATGCTTACGCGCATTAAATCCGTTTATGTTTTTATCAAAGACAATGAAATCGTTACAACTCAGGATATTGTCGAGGAATTTGGCATTACTCCTCGTACGGTTCAACGCGATTTAAACGTTCTAGCATACAACGACTTGGTTGAAAGCCCAAGCCGAGGCAGATGGACAACAACTCAAAAAAAGGTCAAGATTTCTTAA
- a CDS encoding pseudouridine synthase, with protein MRLDKLLANMGYGSRKEAKKLLKGGVVLVNGSTVKDAKTHIDPESDQVVINGEEVHYKENVYLMMNKPPGVISATEDRNDETVIDILQFEDSVLKPFPVGRLDKDTEGLLLITNDGHLSHSLLSPKKHVPKTYYAEIAGVVSEEDIQAFRAGVMLDDGYVTKPGELEIITADEQSEILLTIMEGKFHQVKRMFEAVGKKVTYLKRISMGPLKLDESLALGEYRELTENELDLLANIQQEEKNS; from the coding sequence ATGAGATTAGATAAATTATTAGCCAATATGGGCTATGGAAGTAGGAAGGAAGCAAAAAAGTTATTAAAAGGAGGAGTAGTCCTCGTTAATGGATCCACAGTAAAAGATGCAAAAACGCATATTGATCCAGAGAGTGATCAAGTTGTTATCAACGGGGAAGAGGTTCATTATAAGGAAAATGTCTATTTGATGATGAATAAACCTCCTGGTGTGATTTCGGCAACAGAGGACCGGAATGATGAGACGGTTATTGATATTCTTCAATTTGAAGATTCTGTTCTAAAGCCATTCCCTGTAGGGCGACTTGATAAAGATACTGAAGGACTCTTACTTATTACGAATGACGGTCATTTATCTCACTCGCTTCTCTCTCCAAAAAAACACGTTCCCAAAACGTATTACGCTGAAATAGCTGGAGTGGTCTCAGAAGAAGACATTCAGGCTTTTAGAGCTGGAGTTATGCTTGACGATGGATATGTTACCAAACCTGGAGAACTCGAAATCATAACTGCTGATGAGCAATCCGAAATATTGTTGACGATTATGGAAGGAAAGTTTCATCAAGTTAAGCGTATGTTTGAAGCTGTGGGGAAAAAGGTCACTTATCTAAAGAGGATTTCAATGGGTCCTTTGAAGTTAGATGAGTCTTTAGCTCTTGGTGAGTACCGGGAGTTAACGGAAAATGAATTAGATTTACTTGCAAATATTCAACAAGAGGAGAAAAATAGTTGA